In one Chionomys nivalis chromosome 13, mChiNiv1.1, whole genome shotgun sequence genomic region, the following are encoded:
- the LOC130885687 gene encoding vomeronasal type-1 receptor 3-like: MVLNLIKETIFLLMTMVGTLGNIFVSVNYMVRWWEGPEKKPIHLILIHLAFTNIIILLARGLPAPIAVFGLINFLDDIGCKIFIYLQRVARGVSICTSSLLTVVQAIIISPRASGWRRLRPKSAWHILPFFSFFWILNALIGMNLIHSITSTSLNISELKNGDNYCHFMLESQKTKWIVLPLMALRDAVFQGAMGGASGYMIFLLHKHHQHVLYLQNSKLLYRTPPELRAAQSVLLLMLCFVFFYWADCTFSLFLSLSLVGNYWVINTQKFLALGYAIFSPVVLIHRDGLLSECWHVQ, translated from the coding sequence ATGGTTTTGAATTtgataaaagaaactattttccTCTTAATGACGATGGTTGGCACTCTGGGGAATATTTTCGTTTCTGTGAATTATATGGTCCGTTGGTGGGAAGGCCCTGAGAAGAAACCCATACACCTTATTCTTATCCACTTGGCTTTTACAAACATCATAATCCTTCTTGCAAGAGGATTGCCAGCGCCAATAGCAGTTTTTGGTTTAATAAACTTCCTAGATGACATAGGATGTAAGATTTTCATTTATCTGCAGAGGGTGGCCCGTGGGGTCTCCATCTGCACCAGCAGTCTCCTCACTGTGGTCCAGGCCATCATCATCAGTCCCAGAGCATCTGGGTGGAGGAGGCTCAGACCAAAGTCTGCATGGCACATCCTtccattcttttcattcttttggatACTCAATGCTTTAATAGGTATGAACCTAATCCATTCCATCACAAGTACAAGCCTGAATATATCAGAGCTTAAGAATGGTGACAACTACTGTCATTTTATGCtagaaagtcagaaaacaaaatggattGTTCTCCCTCTCATGGCCCTGAGAGATGCCGTGTTTCAGGGAGCCATGGGAGGGGCCAGTGGCTACATGATATTTCTTCTCCACAAGCACCACCAGCATGTCCTCTACCTTCAGAACTCCAAGCTTCTCTACAGAACTCCCCCTGAACTGAGAGCTGCTCAGAGTGTCCTCCTTCtgatgctctgttttgttttcttctattgggCTGACTGtacattttctctatttttaagtCTCTCATTAGTGGGCAATTATTGGGTAATAAACACTCAAAAATTTCTTGCTCTTGGTTATGCAATTTTTAGCCCTGTTGTGTTAATTCACAGAGATGGACTTCTGTCTGAGTGTTGGcatgttcagtga